A single genomic interval of Helianthus annuus cultivar XRQ/B chromosome 13, HanXRQr2.0-SUNRISE, whole genome shotgun sequence harbors:
- the LOC110903225 gene encoding glutathione S-transferase T3-like has protein sequence MQRNTFEQLQSQSQPPVQVEDDDEEVVPESPPQELTRKKKKGKGKMVEPETAQKPRAKGRQWTKVEEEALAMAYAKASTCPIVGNNQSGSSFWKKTTDRFNAIMEHGEARDVESVSGKWRKMIKVVNAFNQIYNQIYLSPPSGSNEQDILNLAIAKWDSQNSTPFPHFRAWNVIRKEQKWKPVPNEVATAKRTKTSESGSYSAGGSTARCQIDINDDPEDDEDVLPVHESERPPGRDKAKKEAAGKRKVSGSSGGGGSSGGRGEKASSKMDDLINEFRSFKEFATEKYTHKKTVSSDYARAEDFRIMRLDLDSVPEDEREVYRRMKEEVKKKWTS, from the exons ATGCAACGCAACACGTTTGAACAACTCCAATCGCAATCGCAACCCCCGGTTcaagttgaagatgatgatgaagaagtcgtCCCCGAATCACCACCGCAAGAGCTCACGCGCAAAAAAAAGAAGGGGAAGGGAAAGATGGTTGAACCCGAAACCGCGCAAAAACCGAGAGCAAAGGGGAGGCAATGGACGAAAGTAGAAGAGGAGGCGCTAGCTATGGCGTATGCTAAGGCCTCTACTTGCCCGATAGtcg gaaacaaccaatcgGGTAGTAGTTTTTGGAAGAAGACAACGGATAGGTTTAACGCGATTATGGAGCATGGGGAGGCTCGTGATGTCGAATCCGTCTCGGGCAAGTGGCGAAAAATGATCAAGGTCGTCAACGCCTTTAATCAAATTTATAACCAAATTTACCTTTCTCCTCCAAGCGGGAGTAACGAGCAAGATATTCTTAACCTTGCTATCGCCAAGTGGGACTCCCAAAATTCAACGCCTTTCCCGCACTTCCGAGCATGGAACGTTATAAGGAAAGAACAAAAATGGAAGCCGGTTCCAAATGAGGTCGCAACGGCCAAACGCACTAAAACTTCCGAGTCCGGAAGCTATAGTGCGGGAGGCTCCACCGCTCGATGTCAAATCGACATAAACGACGACCCGGAAGATGACGAGGATGTGTTGCCCGTTCACGAGTCGGAACGTCCCCCCGGGAGGGACAAAGCAAAAAAAGAAGCGGCCGGAAAGCGAAAAGTGTCCGGCTCGAGTGGAGGTGGCGGCTCGAGTGGAGGTAGGGGCGAGAAGGCATCGTCAAAAATGGACGACTTGATAAACGAATTCCGTTCGTTCAAAGAGTTCGCGACCGAAAAGTATACTCACAAGAAAACCGTGTCGTCCGACTATGCTCGAGCGGAAGATTTTAGGATTATGCGGTTGGATCTCGACTCGGTTCCGGAGGATGAACGCGAGGTTTATCGGAGGATGAAGGAAGAGGTGAAAAAAAAATGGACGTCGTAG